A stretch of the Neofelis nebulosa isolate mNeoNeb1 chromosome 1, mNeoNeb1.pri, whole genome shotgun sequence genome encodes the following:
- the CHAMP1 gene encoding chromosome alignment-maintaining phosphoprotein 1 produces MEVFQELRKPSARLECDHCSFRGTDYENVQIHMGTIHPEFCDEMDAGGLGKMIFYQKSAKLFHCHKCFFTSKMYSNVYYHITSKHAGPEKWNEKPKTQLSKEADPGKSPPLPEHQKIPSNSAELPKSIPALSIETQKLGPVLSPESPKPAPLTSLEPQKPGPVVSPEPQIPSLPSPDPAKSASLSSPELPKSVPVVSESQKPVPIPSPEPQKLTPLSPEPVKATLPNPKPQKHSHFPETLGPPSASSPESPVLAASPEPWGPSPTASPESRKPARTVSPEPRKPSPSESPEPWKPFPAASPEPRRPAPAVSPGSWKPGPPGSPRSWKSSPSASSGPWKPAKPAPAVSPGPWKPIPSVSPGPWKPAPSVSPASWKSSSVSPGSWKSPPASPESWKSGPPELRKTTPTLSPEHWKTIPSVSPELRKAGPPLSPELRKPGPPLSPEIRSPAGSPELRKPSGSPELWKLSPDQRKTSPASLDFPESQKSSRGGSPDLWKSSFFIEPQKPIFPETRKPGPSESPKATSDVWKPVLSLDVEPRKPALFSEPTKTAPPASPEPRKRALFPEPRKHALFSELPKSAIFSESQKAVELDDDLQTDAIDDQKCDILVQEDLLATPKKLLEDTLFPSSKKLKKDNQENSDAELSSSEYIKADLDVIDSKGQESSSDQEQVDVESIDFSKENKMDMTSPEQSKNVLQFTEEKEAFISEEEIAKYMKRGKGKYYCKICCCRAMKKGAVLHHLVNKHNVHSPYKCTICGKAFLLESLLKNHVAAHGQSLLKCPRCNFESNFPRGFKKHLTHCQSRHNEEANKKLMEALEQPLEEQQI; encoded by the coding sequence atggaagtatTCCAGGAACTCCGTAAGCCCTCAGCACGTTTGGAGTGTGACCACTGCAGTTTCCGAGGCACAGATTATGAAAATGTGCAAATCCACATGGGCACCATCCATCCAGAATTTTGTGATGAAATGGATGCTGGTGGGTTAGGTAAAATGATATTTTACCAGAAAAGTGCAAAGCTATTCCACTGCCATAAATGCTTCTTCACCAGCAAGATGTACTCTAATGTGTACTATCACATCACATCCAAACACGCAGGCCCAGAGAAGTGGAATGAGAAACCAAAAACTCAGCTAAGCAAAGAAGCAGATCCTGGGAAGAGCCCTCCTCTTCCTGAACACCAGAAAATACCCTCTAATTCAGCAGAACTCCCAAAATCCATACCTGCCCTTTCCATAGAAACACAGAAACTTGGCCCAGTTTTGTCTCCAGAATCCCCAAAACCTGCTCCTCTCACTTCCCTGGAGCCTCAGAAGCCTGGCCCTGTTGTTTCTCCTGAGCCACAGataccttctcttccttctcctgacCCTGCAAaatctgcctctctttcttctcctgaacTTCCGAAGTCAGTCCCTGTTGTTTCTGAATCTCAGAAACCAGTCCCTATTCCTTCTCCAGAACCACAGAAACTTACTCCTTTATCTCCTGAGCCAGTAAAGGCCACTCTTCCTAATCCCAAACCCCAGAAACACTCCCATTTCCCAGAAACATTGGGGCCACCTTCAGCCTCTTCTCCAGAGTCACCAGTTTTAGCTGCTTCCCCTGAACCTTGGGGTCCTTCCCCAACTGCATCTCCGGAGTCTCGGAAGCCAGCCCGGACTGTCTCCCCTGAGCCAAGGAAGCCATCCCCATCGGAATCTCCTGAGCCTTGGAAGCCATTCCCTGCTGCCTCCCCAGAGCCCAGGAGACCAGCCCCAGCTGTGTCACCAGGTTCTTGGAAGCCAGGGCCACCTGGGTCCCCAAGGTCTTGGAAATCCAGTCCTTCAGCATCATCAGGACCTTGGAAGCCAGCTAAACCTGCTCCAGCTGTGTCTCCTGGTCCTTGGAAGCCAATTCCTTCTGTTTCACCTGGACCATGGAAACCAGCTCCCTCTGTGTCCCCCGCATCTTGGAAGTCTTCATCGGTCTCACCTGGTTCCTGGAAGTCTCCCCCCGCATCTCCTGAGTCGTGGAAGTCTGGCCCACCAGAACTCCGAAAGACAACTCCCACCTTGTCACCTGAACATTGGAAGACCATTCCCTCAGTGTCCCCTGAGCTTCGTAAAGCAGGACCTCCCTTGTCTCCTGAGCTTCGTAAACCAGGCCCACCATTGTCCCCAGAGATCCGCAGTCCAGCGGGATCTCCAGAGCTCAGAAAACCTTCAGGGTCTCCAGAGCTTTGGAAGCTATCTCCGGATCAGCGGAAAACTTCTCCTGCTTCACTTGATTTTCCTGAGTCCCAGAAAAGTTCCCGTGGTGGTTCCCCTGATCTCTGGaagtcttccttttttattgagCCTCAGAAACCTATCTTCCCTGAGACCCGGAAACCTGGACCATCTGAGTCCCCCAAAGCCACCTCTGATGTCTGGAAGCCTGTTCTCTCTCTTGATGTTGAACCTAGAAAACCTGCCCTGTTTTCTGAGCCCACCAAAACagctcctcctgcttctcctgaaCCAAGAAAACGTGCTCTTTTTCCAGAGCCCCGGAAACATGCCCTTTTCTCGGAACTTCCCAAGTCTGCTATCTTCTCAGAATCCCAGAAGGCAGTTGAGCTTGATGATGACCTACAGACAGATGCCATAGATGATCAAAAGTGTGATATTTTGGTTCAGGAAGACCTACTAGCTACACCTAAGAAACTCTTAGAAGacactttatttccttcctcaaaGAAGCTCAAGAAAGACAACCAAGAGAACTCAGATGCCGAGCTTAGTAGCAGTGAGTATATAAAAGCAGATTTAGATGTGATAGACAGCAAGGGCCAAGAATCAAGCAGCGATCAAGAGCAGGTTGATGTGGAATCTATTGATTTTAGTAAAGAGAACAAAATGGACATGACCAGTCCAGAGCAGTCCAAAAACGTATTACaatttactgaagaaaaagaGGCTTTTATCTCTGAAGAAGAGATTGCAAAATATATGAAGCGTGGAAAAGGAAAGTATTATTGCAAAATTTGTTGCTGTCGAGCTATGAAAAAAGGTGCTGTTTTGCATCATTTGGTTAATAAGCATAATGTTCACAGCCCTTACAAATGTACAATCTGTGGAAAGGCTTTCCTTTTGGAATCTCTCCTTAAAAATCATGTAGCAGCCCATGGGCAAAGTTTACTTAAATGTCCACGTTGTAATTTTGAATCAAATTTCCCAAGAGGCTTTAAGAAACATTTAACTCATTGTCAAAGCCGGCATAATGAAGAGGCAAATAAAAAGCTAATGGAAGCTCTTGAACAGCCACTGGAGGAGCAGCAAATCTGA